Proteins co-encoded in one Plasmodium berghei ANKA genome assembly, chromosome: 11 genomic window:
- a CDS encoding chromatin assembly factor 1 subunit A, putative, translating into MPHVYLPQILWHSKDNKRSDRIYSVDIQPYPNYYSVKKLHKKYELFKTFLKDKENKYEINNFDKNFEDNEHNTVSPSDDNKNGPLKIDKAINSVNKNNSNHTINNIYQNSASSSVNKKHHLLNDISNGDNQNENYSQNKYSFNNATPKNLVDKDSHSQRKKPIKLNIATCGADEFVHIWRVYINENLTVRCLSRFIGHNGEINCVRFNKNGRYLASGGEDKFLYIWEKSKKPKNIPLGYDASFLDYKEWWNIVGSFRCSGVINSITWSDNDTIYIGNEDNNINIIEFVKNSACKVKVLEGHTGIIQGISLDINSEILASLSADQTLKIWKKKVDGKSWKLENSIKNIKPDQLEKKSTSYIAYNEYEYNEKNTEKNDYNNSYKKEEKQSLESTNNHSNTNPNDDKERRDHFLLEKNKIEEYDENKKLFIKKKDEHAEEDHEEEEEEKKLKRCLFSSEEMLPSFFRRIDFSPSGDYLIAPSGIQFEQVEKNNKHDDNTKTNYQIKAYSCFYIYHKNLFIKYNIPFFTVFSQTSHFLVAKFNYNTYKLRTQQNIFKKCYKHLLENCLDVENVSNQPNKKRKSFEESSIFVELKNYSHLLKLNYEKTLLFNDNELQNNECDNISSTISDINDQSDYTNESVKDYPYDYPLSSNAYNSGEPKAIKSEFEDVEMEEYEEERDGEEKDMENDNAKDEAKEEEANKTEPKDQLDKSDAESKCASLKIEKKTEDSKNKSASNDHNKSNNIDSINEDKQNDLDVLCDNKDKKEERYIYALGTFDGSIYFYDSEILDMPFSIVKNIHLCPITDISWNNLGNICACSSSDGYVSFYYFDKNELGDAKSYKNYYFGKKCNDLTFDEDYFENIYYDEVNFLNKDELNDYTSSEDESDGEISQSNKDESKVRRINLIVGNAANYVLAQNGKK; encoded by the coding sequence atgcCACACGTTTATTTACCACAAATTTTATGGCATAGCaaagataataaaagaagCGACCGAATTTATTCAGTAGACATACAACCATACCCAAATTATTATAGTGTAAAAAAgttacataaaaaatatgaactatttaaaacatttctaaaagataaagaaaataaatatgaaataaataattttgacaAAAATTTCGAAGATAACGAACATAACACAGTATCTCCATCCGATGATAACAAAAATGGGCCATTAAAAATAGATAAGGCCATAAATtctgtaaataaaaataatagtaatcatacaataaataatatttatcaaaatagtGCAAGTAGTAGTGTAAACAAAAAACATCATTTATTAAACGACATTTCAAATGGAGATAATCAAAACGAAAATTAttcacaaaataaatattcgtTTAATAATGCTACTCCTAAAAACTTAGTAGATAAGGATTCTCATTCTCAAAGAAAAAAACCTATCAAGCTTAATATAGCCACTTGTGGGGCCGATGAGTTTGTGCATATATGGAGAGTATATATCaatgaaaatttaacaGTTAGATGCTTAAGTAGATTTATAGGACATAATGGTGAAATTAATTGCGTTCGTTTCAATAAAAATGGTAGATATTTAGCTAGTGGTGGCGaagataaatttttatatatatgggaAAAAAGCAAAAAGCCCAAAAATATACCATTAGGGTATGATGCAAGTTTTCTAGATTATAAAGAGTGGTGGAATATTGTTGGATCCTTTAGATGTAGCGGTGTTATAAATAGCATTACATGGTCTGATAATGATACGATATATATAGGTAAtgaagataataatattaatataattgaatttgttaaaaattcAGCATGCAAAGTTAAAGTTTTAGAAGGACATACAGGAATTATTCAAGGTATATCATTAGATATCAATAGTGAAATTTTAGCATCTCTTAGTGCTGATCAAACTCTtaaaatatggaaaaaaaaagttgaTGGAAAATCTTGGAAACTTGAAaattctataaaaaatattaaaccCGATCaacttgaaaaaaaatccaCATCATATATTGCGTATAAcgaatatgaatataatgaaaagaaCACTGAAAAGaatgattataataattcatataaaaaagaagaaaagcAAAGCCTCGAAAGTACAAACAATCATTCAAATACTAACCCAAATGATGATAAAGAAAGAAGAGATCACTttttattagaaaaaaataaaatagaagaatatgatgaaaataaaaaattatttataaaaaaaaaagacgaACACGCCGAAGAGGACCACGAAGAAGAAGaggaagaaaaaaaactaaaaagGTGTTTATTTTCAAGTGAAGAAATGTTGCCATCGTTTTTCAGACGTATAGATTTTTCACCGAGTGGCGATTATCTAATAGCCCCTAGTGGAATTCAATTTGAACaagttgaaaaaaataacaagcatgatgataataccaaaacaaattatcaaataaaagCTTATAGTtgcttttatatatatcataaaaatttatttattaaatataatattcctttttttacTGTTTTCTCTCAAACTAGTCATTTTCTAGTAgcaaaatttaattataatacatataaattaagaacacaacaaaatatatttaaaaaatgctaCAAACATTTATTGGAAAATTGCTTAGATGTAGAAAATGTATCAAATCAACCTAATAAGAAGAGAAAATCATTTGAAGAATCTTCAATTTTTgttgaattaaaaaattacagTCACCTAttgaaattaaattatgaaaaaacattattatttaatgatAATGAGTTGCAAAATAATGAATGTGATAACATAAGTAGCACCATTTCAGATATCAATGATCAGTCTGATTACACTAATGAATCAGTTAAAGATTATCCATATGACTATCCTTTGTCTAGTAATGCATATAACTCTGGAGAACCCAAAGCAATAAAAAGCGAGTTTGAAGATGTAGAAATGGAAGAATATGAAGAGGAAAGGGATGGTGAAGAAAAAGATATGGAAAATGACAATGCTAAGGATGAGGCAAAAGAAGAAGAAGCAAACAAAACAGAACCAAAAGATCAACTTGATAAATCAGATGCAGAATCAAAATGCGCTTctttaaaaatagaaaaaaaaacagaagattctaaaaataaatcagcAAGCAATGACCataataaaagtaataaCATTGATAGCATAAACGAagataaacaaaatgattTAGATGTATTATGCGAcaataaagataaaaaagaagaaagatatatatatgcattggGAACATTTGATGgaagtatatatttttatgatagTGAAATTTTAGATATGCCATTTAGtatagtaaaaaatatccatTTATGCCCAATTACAGATATATCATGGAATAATTTAGGAAATATATGCGCATGTTCAAGTTCAGATGGATATGTTAGtttctattattttgataaaaatgaattaggAGATGCcaaatcatataaaaattattattttggtaaaaaatgtaatgaTTTAACATTTGATGAagattattttgaaaacatatattacGATGAagtaaattttttgaataaagACGAGTTAAATGATTACACATCTAGTGAAGATGAATCTGATGGAGAAATTTCACAATCTAATAAAGATGAATCAAAAGTTCGAcgaattaatttaattgttGGGAATGCTGCAAATTATGTTTTAGCacaaaatggaaaaaaatga
- a CDS encoding vacuolar protein sorting-associated protein 11, putative: MFNFRNLFLFNRDQTKDTRGIKHFLNSYEGIYFSLSKKFINVFVDKIHYIDPVNLSSITINTDFIVIDFCFNENHKILLVLGKTKNILLCSIYKIRNEHFVLVKKIQISKNIQNATKTLISKCLSYIITLEKKKVSFYLFNNDYYIIGTNSIEVKEDLFENIYLCKDNIFVIIKKNAIDIYKLVINSSSISYIYIQEIDLSITINDSDKNNQNEINNDIKNFDESLISAYNEQINVLYICNNSANILYIIDLNNRSLEFVLLENKVVNLFTVKFYLIILNEINKKLYLNIYIIYEDIKLLAYNTTINYLITNVGFFNNLIFLIIDEQVNNPEVKVDKLYFYEQLVMKWNGKDSVGNIKNGNKNYIINDSYHEIGENILHDDIDILKIYNDNVNNNNEHRNLDKNILKGIGNNNSNTIKYENDRNYDIFLEKKVDKIKHENNNMEFKQLSFVKPFKLNKFSTNSRNKIKLILKEKNINEIVNIFKKKKLFLWLIKYSNLNQNYHHAIDFPYIHKIYADFLFEKEQYEKAMNHYMNTIEFLETATVIQKYLNLDLYEYLSIYLEKLHDLNIFNDEHTMILLSCYKREYKKKKIISFIKNNKNKINLNKAYKFLLNIGYYNVVLNFSKKNKDHLTYTSILIDKYENYQKCLKYIFKLDIQNICILLFKYGYKFIKYFPDLTISLLKKIIKKYDLNLTIFIPLFLDNNNFLFNFILKFLDKKEKNNLLKQKYETHDSKTSKNNESKQHHEEYTKDNLENDEKIQINNSDRIHNKKIEFDIYNDEYDYVLFITVMQILLQKFKQKENNSILTYNIDKLIKNNDKNITYLSVILLSIYNYNKGLLYVSNKMNKYDISFLFYTNKIINKFKFEYNQQLKLLKQNELDLNLNVFQVLENKFNKNIFNSCLHLLKLNDYAYYNYIFYYLSILNDDKLFIKFIKIIQKKYSFSILNFISILQKYNKNYNCIKKILLTYINEMDQDINDKYEQILADKKELYKLNKKKYSYKYNFRIIDNNYCYICKEILSLPVIHFMCNHSYHYYCLNETQTCILCRNKDNEKKLLKEKAKNAVTNFDEFFKFLQGSNDKFAFISNYLSYDSISTK; the protein is encoded by the exons ATGTTCAACTTTagaaatttatttctttttaataGAGATCAGACGAAAGATACAA gaggaataaaacattttttaaatagttatgaagggatatatttttctttatcgaaaaagtttataaatgtatttGTCGACAAAATCCATTATATAGATCCTGTAAATTTAAGCTCAATTACAATAAACACTGATTTTATAGTCATCGATTTTTGCTTCAATgaaaatcataaaattcTACTAGTATTAGG AAAAACCAAAAATATACTCCTATGTAGCATTTACAAGATAAGGAACGAGCATTTTGTTCtcgtaaaaaaaattcaaataagtaaaaatattcaaaatgcCACGAAAACTTTGATATCAAAATGTTTAAGCTACATAATTactttagaaaaaaaaaaagtttcATTTTATCTTTTCAACAACGATTACTATATTATTGGAACAAACTCTATTGAAGTTAAGGAggatttatttgaaaatatctATTTGTGTaaagataatatatttgtaataataaagaaaaatgctatagatatatataaattagtTATAAATAGTTCGTCAATtagttatatttatattcaagAGATTGACTTATCTATTACTATCAATGATAGCGATAAAAATAACCAAAATGAAATcaataatgatataaaaaattttgacGAATCATTAATATCAGCATATAATGAACAAATAAACGTTTTATACATTTGTAATAATTCTGCAAACATATTATACATCAtagatttaaataatagaaGCCTagaatttgttttattagaaaataaagttgttaatttatttacagtcaaattttatttaataatacttaatgaaataaataaaaaattatatttaaatatatatatcatatatgaAGACATTAAATTATTAGCTTACAATACAacaattaattatttaataacaaatgttggattttttaataatttgatttttttaatcattGATGAGCAAGTAAATAACCCTGAAGTAAAAGTTGAtaaactttatttttatgaacaaTTAGTCATGAAATGGAATGGAAAAGATAGTGTgggaaatataaaaaatggaaataaaaattatattattaatgatTCATATCATGAAATTGGGGAAAATATACTACATGAtgatatagatatattaaaaatatacaatgaCAACgtcaataataataatgagcACAGAAATTtagacaaaaatattttaaaaggGATTGGAAacaataatagtaatactattaaatatgaaaacgatagaaattatgatatatttttagagAAAAAagttgataaaataaaacatgaaaataataatatggaaTTTAAACAGTTATCTTTTGTAAAaccatttaaattaaataaattctCTACAAATTCgagaaataaaatcaaattaatattaaaggaaaaaaacattaatgaaattgttaatatttttaaaaaaaaaaaattatttttatggctcataaaatattccaatttaaatcaaaattatCATCATGCTATTGATTTTCcatatatacacaaaatatatgcagattttttatttgaaaaagaaCAATATGAAAAAGCTATGAATCATTATATGAATACAATTGAATTTTTAGAAACAGCTACTgttattcaaaaatatttaaatttagatttatatgaatatttatctatatatttagaaaaattacacgatttaaatattttcaatgaTGAACACACAATGATACTCTTATCTTGTTACAAAAGAgaatataagaaaaaaaaaattatatcttttataaaaaataataaaaataaaattaatttaaataaagcatacaaatttttattaaatattggTTATTATAATGTTGTTCTAAATTTctccaaaaaaaataaagatcaTCTAACATACACATCCATATTAAttgataaatatgaaaattacCAAAAATgcttaaaatatatattcaaattggatatacaaaatatatgtatactactttttaaatatggttataaatttattaaatactTTCCTGATTTAACCATATCCttgctaaaaaaaataataaaaaaatatgatttaaATCTAACAATATTTATCCCACTATTTTtggataataataatttcctttttaattttattctcAAATTTCttgataaaaaagaaaaaaataatttgttaaaaCAAAAGTATGAAACACATGATTCCAAAACAAgcaaaaataatgaatcgAAGCAACATCATGAAGAATACACAAAAGACAATTTGGAAAACGACGAAAAAAtccaaataaataattccGACCGAAtccataataaaaaaatagaatttgacatatataatgatgAGTATGActatgtattatttataactgttatgcaaatattattacaaaaatttaaacaaaaagaGAATAACTCAATATTAACCTATAATATAGATAagctaataaaaaataatgataaaaatataacatatttatctgttatattattatcgaTATATAATTACAACAAAGggttattatatgtatctaataaaatgaacaaatatgatatctcttttcttttttacaCCAATAagattataaataaatttaaattcgAATATAATCAGcaattaaaattgttaaagCAAAATGAGCTCGATTTAAATCTTAATGTATTCCAAGTACTagaaaacaaatttaacaaaaatatatttaattcatGTTTACAccttttaaaattaaatgacTATGCCTactataattatatattctattatttatctattcttaatgatgataaattatttattaagtttataaaaattatacaaaaaaaatattctttttccatattaaattttatttcgatattacaaaaatataataaaaattacaattgtattaaaaaaatacttcttacatatattaatgaaatggatcaagatataaatgataaatacGAACAAATTTTAGCAGACAAAAAAGAATTATACAaacttaataaaaaaaaatattcatataaatataatttccgaataattgataataattattgttatatttgtaaagaAATCCTATCATTACCAGTTATTCATTTCATGTGTAATCATtcatatcattattattgtttaaaTGAAACACAAACTTGTATATTATGCAGaaataaagataatgaaaaaaaattgttaaaagAAAAGGCAAAAAATGCTGTTACAAACTTTGATGAattctttaaatttttacaaGGATCTAACGATAAATTTGCTTTTATTTCAAACTACTTATCTTATGATAGTATTTCaaccaaataa
- a CDS encoding HCNGP-like protein, putative — MNLVDYELSNDEDSDGGKSNSSKKEKDLKEIENLCNKTIENEKTTLKIKEVDNKKPSKYNDTENESPDKSKNMEMHLFNNDNNIDENNNNLSVEMCAYRENEGNIGYSYNIIEDDEKLKNINQNIWNNNEECFKDQNRVYKENDCDTNILEKNNIMNINVDGNNFDEIFYLPENKYSEILNKKIDELSKLYEINLTINKNIINSNEYKNPCILEKIMEMFDIDVYSSNYPPHIYNPHDFLSVDLFNEKENITDRNKAKSKWSEMM, encoded by the coding sequence atGAATTTAGTAGATTATGAACTTTCCAATGATGAAGATTCAGATGGAGGCAAATCAAATAGCTCTAAGAAGGAAAAggatttaaaagaaatagaaaACTTATGCAATAAAACtatagaaaatgaaaaaacgacattaaaaataaaggaaGTTGATAATAAGAAGCCtagtaaatataatgacACTGAAAATGAAAGTCCAGATAAATCAAAAAACATGGAAAtgcatttatttaataatgataataacatagatgaaaataataataatttaagtGTTGAAATGTGTGCATATAGAGAAAATGAAGGAAATATAGGATAtagttataatataatagaaGATGacgaaaaattaaaaaatattaaccaaaatatatggaataataatgaagaatGTTTTAAAGATCAAAATAGGgtatataaagaaaatgattgtgatacaaatattttagaaaagaacaatattatgaatattaatgtggatggaaataattttgatgaaatattttatttacctgaaaataaatattcagaaatactaaataaaaaaattgatgaaTTATCAAAGCTATATGAGATAAATTTAactattaataaaaatataattaattcaaatgaatataaaaatccatgtattttggaaaaaattatggaaATGTTTGATATCGACGTATATTCATCCAATTATCCACCACATATATACAATCCTCATGATTTTTTATCTGTTGATTTGTTTAAcgaaaaggaaaatataactGATAGGAACAAGGCAAAATCCAAATGGTCAGAAATGatgtaa
- a CDS encoding protein Mpv17, putative, translated as MLINAYISIKGKHKNFVPKNVNSFDINYNFRRIPLTDKINYLKYLNFEKFKIKIKKFNNVCNNVGNHFSEHFFCNQFGNQLSEKFNYKSPYTHGIKLKEFDTYYIKDTKEKKNDQSYFHKINNFIKEEDKSPLSTLLNINEYNNQPIYLNNYINKENYIQNKYINGIVKYNTVINKVANNFNNSSNRNIFIKTTNRFFQTIIQKKFHTSNNKKDDKKISKNGKKNKKIETPNKKIETPNKKIETLNKKMEIPNKKIEIPNKKCIKNTKNETIIKSPENTCLDKKKNIEENKPIIKEKICNIIENDTNIKHKMNETDKNYITNYKNKIKNLINNLFEKHLLLMNSLIAGTLYFIADIACQFMEMSKQPNEYDIYRTLRMSTIGFTLEGPVMTWWYGKILANFIKSRPNIFLYKSFIPTLFDNFIFGPIHLTIFFFYNGILKKQSRSEIVEKILNTGMNVFFISFVTWTPLTLVNFFFVPRIYQATVVFFADFFWVIFLSWSANNK; from the exons atgcTGATAAATGCTTATATTAGCATTAAAggaaaacataaaaattttgtacctaaaaatgtaaattcCTTTGATATAA ATTACAACTTTAGAAGGATCCCACTTACAGATAAGATTaactatttaaaatatctGAACTTTGAAAagtttaaaataaaaattaaaaaatttaataacgTTTGTAATAACGTGGGTAATCACTTTTCtgaacattttttttgtaaccAATTTGGTAATCAACTTTcagaaaaatttaattacaAATCTCCATATACTCAtggaataaaattaaaagaatttGATACCTATTACATAAAAGAcacaaaagaaaaaaaaaatgatcaaagttattttcataaaataaataacttTATAAAAGAGGAGGATAAATCACCCCTATCAACactattaaatattaatgaatataataaccaacccatatatttaaataattatataaacaaagaaaattatatacaaaataaatatatcaatgGAATAGTGAAATATAATACTGTTATTAATAAAGTagcaaataattttaataattctagtaacagaaatatttttataaaaacaacAAACAGATTTTTTCAAACGATAATACAAAAGAAATTTCATACATCGAACAATAAGaaagatgataaaaaaatttccaaaaatggtaaaaaaaataaaaaaatagaaacaccaaataaaaaaatagaaacaccaaataaaaaaatagaaacactaaataaaaaaatggaaataccaaataaaaaaatagaaataccaaataaaaaatgcataaaaaatacaaaaaatgaaactaTTATAAAAAGTCCAGAAAATACATGTctagataaaaaaaaaaatatagaagaaaataaacccataataaaagaaaaaatatgtaacatcattgaaaatgatactaatattaaacataaaatgaatgaaacagataaaaattatattaccaattataaaaataaaataaaaaatcttATAAATAACTTATTTGAAAAACATCTTTTATTAATGAACTCGCTAATTGCAGgaacattatattttattgctGATATAGCATGCCAATTTATGGAAATGAGTAAACAGCCTAAtgaatatgatatatatagaacTCTTAGGATGTCAACTATTGGATTTACCCTTGAGGGACCAGTAATGACATGGTGGTATGGAAAAATTTTAgctaattttattaaatccagaccaaatatatttttatacaaatcTTTTATACCAACattatttgataattttatttttggaCCCATCCAtttaacaatattttttttttataatggaatcttaaaaaaacaatctCGTTCAGAAATTGtagaaaaaattttaaatacaggaatgaatgtttttttcatttctttcGTGACATGGACACCATTAACACTAgttaactttttttttgtcccAAGGATTTATCAAGCTACAGTTGTATTTTTTGCTGATTTTTTTTGGgttatttttctttcatGGTCggcaaataataaataa
- a CDS encoding merozoite surface protein 8, with translation MKRSSQIIIFLLLSLVCKFSIGICKENGNGNINKSNNNRVIKKERKRKAKSNANKNEPENKEHEIINLYDDVQELLGNERMSMLDKYSILGIDDCSNESENNKIIGEYDLKAMKSVLLYKNRISKVSLENLYDVKTVFKRCFNKDDPELSKSYEHLQDQAAIEGTTIIDYLSNYILNVYVKMNDEFIKNDGFKLSKYIPELEIINYALYNGPKELENRIKSGLNEINNIIISESLTSIYSSVVSGLNINCKIKDDLITILNLSDGKYFKVDFSSQATMIVPGQYSHEHGNMKKISEYFIEKNRICKNEKCPINSNCYVIDNVETCRCIPGFSKNKESESLKCDIDESTSCENNNGGCDVNATCLLLEDKIMCECNNKYNGDGIYCSNAIYYGMNVFVFFLISIVCIYIM, from the coding sequence atgaaaaggagttcacaaataataatttttttattattatcattagtTTGCAAGTTTAGCATTGGCATTTGTAAAGAAAATGGAAAcggaaatataaataaatccaataataatagagtaataaaaaaagaaagaaaaagaaaagctAAAAGTAAtgctaataaaaatgaaccAGAAAATAAGGAACatgaaattattaatttatatgatgATGTACAAGAATTGTTAGGAAATGAGCGAATGAGCATGTTAGATAAATATTCAATATTAGGAATTGATGATTGTTCTAACGAaagtgaaaataataaaataattggAGAATATGATCTTAAAGCTATGAAAAgtgtattattatataaaaaccGAATATCAAAAGTATCTttagaaaatttatatgatgTTAAAACTGTATTTAAAAGATGTTTTAATAAAGATGATCCTGAATTAAGCAAAAGTTATGAACATCTTCAAGATCAAGCAGCTATCGAGGGAACAACTATAATAGattatttatcaaattatattttaaatgtttatgttaaaatgaatgatgaatttataaaaaatgatggatttaaattatcaaaatatattcctGAACTcgaaataattaattatgCACTTTATAATGGACCTAAAGAATTAGAAAACAGAATAAAAAGTGgattaaatgaaataaataatataattatatctGAATCTCTTACCTCAATATACAGTTCAGTTGTTTCAggattaaatataaattgtaaaattaaagaTGATTTGATAACTATACTTAATTTGTCAGATggtaaatattttaaagtaGATTTTAGTAGTCAAGCTACAATGATTGTTCCAGGGCAATATTCTCATGAGCATggaaatatgaaaaaaatttcagaatattttattgaaaaaaatcgaatttgtaaaaatgaGAAATGCCCAATAAACTCAAATTGTTATGTTATTGATAATGTAGAAACCTGCAGATGTATTCCAGgattttctaaaaataaagaaagcGAGAGTTTGAAATGTGACATAGATGAATCTACTTCTTGTGAAAATAACAATGGCGGATGTGATGTAAATGCAACTTGCTTATTGCTAGAAGATAAAATCATGTGTgaatgtaataataaatataatggaGATGGTATATATTGTTCAAATGCCATTTATTACGGAATGAatgtttttgttttctttttaatttcaatagtatgcatatatataatgtaa